Proteins encoded by one window of Kribbella italica:
- a CDS encoding ArsR/SmtB family transcription factor, whose protein sequence is MSLESEDPRRRRLLDDPLAIRAMAHPVRLDLQALLGKEGPLTAADAARRLGISQALASHHLRQLAKYDFVEPAPGKDNRERPWRLVSTSQTWRSARLTSEGAAAADILEQLIAERALNNLTDWQQRRRSEPDVLVENSGISHTGIYLTGEELAELEEQIGGLLQRYVDERPIDDKSTRPAGSRLIDITRIVSVLPEETP, encoded by the coding sequence ATGTCTTTGGAATCTGAGGATCCCCGTCGGCGGCGGTTGCTGGACGATCCGCTCGCGATCCGGGCGATGGCCCACCCGGTGCGGCTCGACCTGCAGGCGTTGCTGGGCAAGGAAGGGCCGCTGACCGCGGCCGATGCGGCGCGGCGGCTGGGGATCAGCCAGGCGCTGGCCTCCCACCACCTGCGGCAGCTGGCGAAGTACGACTTCGTCGAGCCGGCGCCGGGCAAGGACAACCGCGAACGTCCCTGGCGACTGGTGTCCACGTCCCAGACGTGGCGCAGCGCGCGGCTGACCAGCGAGGGCGCGGCCGCCGCGGACATCCTCGAGCAGCTGATCGCCGAGCGCGCGCTGAACAACCTGACCGACTGGCAGCAGCGGCGCCGGAGCGAGCCCGACGTACTGGTGGAGAACTCGGGGATCAGCCACACCGGGATCTACCTGACCGGCGAGGAGCTGGCCGAGCTTGAGGAGCAGATCGGCGGGTTGCTCCAGCGGTACGTCGACGAGCGGCCGATCGACGACAAGTCCACCCGTCCCGCGGGCAGCCGGCTGATCGACATCACCAGGATCGTGAGCGTGCTCCCCGAGGAGACCCCATGA
- a CDS encoding serine/threonine-protein kinase → MRRDVLVAERYRVGDPLGRGGMGEVFRATDEQLGREVALKLLLPARREPEMAERFHREARAAASLSDPHVVAAYDFGPYEDGFFLAMELVEGRTLAVELRLSGPFGPDRALDVIRQSAAGLAAAHRNDIVHRDLKPQNLLITADGTVKVTDFGIARFLTDTTTTLTATGQILGSIHYLAPERAQGLPAGKASDVYALGCVLYQLVTGHPPFQGDQPAAVMYQQVSTEPTPPSDLRPRLAGEFEALLMSMLAKNPDDRPTAAQVAGTAVLPDGRGPAGTAVLPDGRGPAGTAVLRDGRGAADRSSAVSGEPDSGRPRRFPGGWSRRRLIGAGAAVAVLAGAGAGVVLDHRDRRLPETNNLTPPSTQRSTPVVPPTPKPTSTRPPSTTTVTTERRASTTSKPVADPSKPPGNGKPSKPGKPDKPGQSKSKTKNPNRP, encoded by the coding sequence ATGAGGCGCGACGTACTGGTGGCGGAGCGGTACCGGGTGGGTGATCCCCTCGGGCGCGGTGGCATGGGCGAGGTGTTCCGCGCGACCGACGAACAGCTCGGCCGGGAGGTCGCGCTCAAGCTGCTGCTGCCCGCACGGCGGGAGCCGGAGATGGCCGAACGCTTCCACCGTGAGGCACGGGCGGCGGCGTCGCTGTCCGACCCGCACGTGGTCGCGGCGTACGACTTCGGACCGTACGAGGACGGCTTCTTCCTGGCGATGGAGCTCGTCGAGGGCCGGACCCTCGCGGTCGAGCTGCGGCTGTCCGGCCCGTTCGGTCCCGACCGCGCGCTCGACGTGATCCGGCAGAGTGCGGCCGGGCTGGCCGCGGCGCACCGCAACGACATCGTGCACCGCGACCTGAAGCCGCAGAACCTGCTGATCACCGCCGACGGCACGGTCAAGGTCACCGACTTCGGCATCGCGCGGTTCCTCACCGACACCACGACGACGCTGACCGCGACCGGGCAGATCCTCGGGTCGATTCACTACCTGGCCCCCGAGCGTGCCCAGGGGCTCCCCGCGGGCAAGGCCTCCGACGTGTACGCGCTCGGTTGTGTGCTCTACCAGCTCGTCACCGGCCACCCGCCGTTCCAGGGCGACCAGCCGGCCGCGGTCATGTACCAGCAGGTGTCGACCGAGCCGACCCCGCCGAGCGACCTGCGGCCGCGGCTGGCCGGCGAGTTCGAGGCCCTGCTGATGAGCATGCTCGCGAAGAACCCGGACGACAGGCCGACCGCGGCCCAGGTCGCCGGTACGGCGGTCCTGCCGGACGGTCGCGGGCCCGCCGGTACGGCGGTCCTGCCGGACGGTCGCGGGCCCGCCGGTACGGCGGTTCTGCGGGACGGTCGCGGCGCGGCGGACCGCAGCTCTGCCGTCTCCGGCGAGCCGGACTCCGGCAGGCCCCGGCGTTTCCCCGGCGGGTGGTCTCGGCGGAGGCTGATCGGCGCCGGCGCCGCGGTCGCCGTCCTCGCCGGAGCCGGGGCGGGCGTCGTACTGGACCACCGCGACCGGCGGCTGCCGGAGACGAACAACCTGACGCCGCCGTCGACCCAGCGGAGCACGCCGGTCGTGCCGCCGACCCCGAAGCCCACCTCGACCCGTCCTCCCAGCACCACCACCGTCACCACCGAGCGGCGGGCGAGTACCACCAGCAAGCCCGTGGCCGACCCGTCCAAGCCGCCTGGAAACGGCAAGCCGAGCAAGCCCGGTAAGCCCGACAAGCCCGGCCAGAGCAAGTCGAAGACCAAGAACCCGAACAGGCCCTAG
- a CDS encoding alpha/beta fold hydrolase: MRETDLRLPDGRALHVYDTHPGDDHRVPVVWHHGTPNLGTPPAPLLEASDWLGLRWVSFDRPGYGGSTVAPGRTMGSVARDAEDVADALGLGRFSVMGYSGGGSYALGCAATLGDRVQAVVSLAGIAPYGVPGLDWFGGMIRSGVTNLQAARTGRVARAALADEDYDPEFAPVDLALFDGPWGWLGQIAGPVALTAGPYGPIDDDVSYLLPWGCDPAGITAPVLLLHGGIDRIIPPTHGDWLAEHLPCAELNRYDADSHISILGHAESALDWLRDHADGPTAYPLG; this comes from the coding sequence ATGAGAGAGACCGATCTGCGCCTGCCCGACGGCCGCGCGCTGCACGTGTACGACACGCATCCGGGCGACGACCACCGGGTCCCGGTCGTCTGGCACCACGGCACCCCCAACCTCGGGACACCGCCCGCGCCACTGCTGGAGGCCTCCGACTGGCTCGGGCTGCGCTGGGTCTCGTTCGACCGGCCCGGGTACGGCGGGTCGACGGTCGCGCCCGGCCGGACGATGGGCTCGGTCGCCCGGGACGCCGAGGACGTCGCGGACGCGCTCGGACTCGGCCGGTTCAGCGTGATGGGCTACTCCGGCGGCGGCTCGTACGCGCTCGGTTGCGCGGCGACGCTCGGCGACCGGGTGCAGGCGGTCGTCAGCCTGGCCGGCATCGCGCCGTACGGCGTACCGGGGCTGGACTGGTTCGGCGGGATGATCCGGTCCGGCGTCACCAATCTCCAGGCGGCGCGGACCGGCCGCGTGGCGCGGGCAGCGTTGGCGGACGAGGACTACGACCCCGAGTTCGCGCCGGTCGACCTGGCGCTCTTCGACGGGCCGTGGGGCTGGCTCGGGCAGATCGCCGGGCCTGTCGCGCTCACGGCCGGGCCCTACGGGCCGATCGACGACGACGTCTCGTACCTGCTGCCCTGGGGCTGCGACCCGGCCGGGATCACCGCACCGGTGCTGCTGCTGCACGGCGGCATCGACCGGATCATCCCGCCCACGCACGGCGACTGGCTGGCCGAGCACCTCCCGTGCGCCGAGCTGAACCGGTACGACGCCGACAGCCACATCTCGATCCTCGGCCACGCCGAGTCCGCCCTCGACTGGCTGCGCGACCACGCCGACGGGCCGACGGCGTACCCGCTGGGCTGA
- a CDS encoding YciI family protein yields the protein MAARKALTQQLDDLLAELSANGELISADPLEAPSRAKVVRVREGVRATTDGPYTEAKEQLAGVFIIDVASEERAEEIAARIPEAAFTAVELRPIAT from the coding sequence GTGGCCGCGCGCAAGGCGCTCACGCAGCAGCTCGACGACCTGCTCGCCGAACTGTCCGCGAACGGCGAACTGATCTCCGCCGACCCGTTGGAGGCGCCGTCGCGGGCGAAGGTGGTCCGCGTCCGCGAGGGCGTCCGCGCCACCACCGACGGCCCGTACACGGAGGCGAAGGAGCAACTCGCCGGCGTGTTCATCATCGACGTCGCCTCCGAGGAGCGGGCCGAGGAGATCGCGGCCCGCATCCCGGAGGCGGCCTTCACTGCGGTCGAGCTACGGCCGATCGCTACCTGA
- a CDS encoding alpha/beta fold hydrolase, which produces MRRLRVGLAAATSISLLAVVFPLTSTAGTTAAAPDLSKYTGQKLTWGQCTFEAEVPVQCAQLTVPRDWAAPDAGKDLKVSVSRVSATGAKDDYQGVVLTNPGGPGGQGTGLAAGLAKLQPTLNAQYDVLGMDPRGTGQEGAAGQAGLGITCQVPSGRVPEGPQDARDRSAKSIADHQQIPKAIAEACQSVAEAPYITTWQTAHDMDLLRQLLKAPKLNYLGYSYGTWLGAKYASLFPATTGRMVLDSSVDFQGRLQADFEDFARMGQRQSEKLYLPWLNRNLPEVFGTTPAQAAAAIEKGRDKGAVQGLDPDTYDSLLIGNGSAIGWILNALVLSVVIEGDQAGQKKLAALPAGLRSLADTVSRQRLGVPVAKLTTAAVVRANLGQDTPDYQQVPITRFAVACGDQVTKSTQWYKALSDVQGPKYPLFGWQYGLSEVCGPWSDAPQQTLPELPKSVRGNVLVVQGEFDPQTSYEQAMNAVRKAPGVDVLRVDDAAFHGQYGLEGNPCVDGVVNTYFLYGSKSGNSLCPSVPLPGESKVYPVRGPVDKYLGTHRAGRAGALKSVDNPLRLELSDQISAVNQPIR; this is translated from the coding sequence ATGAGACGCCTACGAGTAGGACTCGCCGCCGCGACGTCGATCTCGTTGCTCGCCGTAGTGTTTCCGCTGACATCGACCGCCGGCACCACTGCCGCCGCCCCCGATCTGTCGAAGTACACCGGGCAGAAGCTGACCTGGGGTCAGTGCACCTTCGAGGCCGAGGTACCCGTCCAGTGCGCCCAGCTGACCGTGCCCCGGGACTGGGCGGCACCGGACGCGGGCAAGGACCTGAAGGTGTCGGTCAGCCGGGTCTCGGCGACCGGCGCGAAGGACGACTACCAGGGCGTCGTCCTGACCAACCCGGGCGGGCCCGGTGGTCAGGGCACCGGACTGGCCGCCGGGCTGGCCAAGCTGCAGCCGACGCTGAACGCGCAGTACGACGTACTGGGGATGGACCCGCGCGGCACCGGGCAGGAGGGCGCTGCCGGACAGGCCGGGCTCGGCATCACCTGCCAGGTACCGAGCGGCCGGGTGCCCGAAGGACCACAGGACGCTCGCGACCGGTCGGCCAAGAGCATCGCCGACCACCAGCAGATCCCCAAGGCGATCGCCGAGGCCTGCCAGAGCGTCGCCGAGGCGCCGTACATCACCACCTGGCAGACCGCGCACGACATGGACCTGCTGCGTCAGTTGCTCAAGGCACCCAAGTTGAACTACCTCGGGTACTCGTACGGGACCTGGCTGGGCGCGAAGTACGCGTCGCTGTTCCCGGCCACGACCGGCCGGATGGTGCTCGACTCCAGTGTGGACTTCCAGGGGCGGCTGCAGGCCGACTTCGAGGACTTCGCCCGGATGGGTCAACGGCAGAGCGAGAAGCTCTACCTGCCGTGGCTGAACCGGAACCTCCCGGAGGTGTTCGGCACCACGCCCGCCCAGGCCGCGGCCGCCATCGAGAAGGGCCGCGACAAGGGTGCCGTGCAAGGTCTGGACCCCGACACCTACGACAGTCTGCTGATCGGCAACGGAAGTGCGATCGGCTGGATCCTCAACGCCCTCGTGCTCTCGGTGGTCATCGAGGGCGACCAGGCCGGACAGAAGAAGCTGGCCGCGTTGCCGGCCGGACTGCGGAGCCTGGCCGACACGGTGTCCCGCCAGCGGTTGGGCGTGCCTGTCGCGAAGCTCACCACCGCCGCGGTCGTGAGGGCCAACCTCGGCCAGGACACCCCGGACTACCAGCAGGTGCCGATCACCCGGTTCGCGGTGGCCTGCGGCGATCAGGTGACCAAGTCGACCCAGTGGTACAAGGCGCTGAGCGACGTCCAGGGGCCGAAGTACCCCTTGTTCGGCTGGCAGTACGGGCTCAGCGAGGTGTGCGGTCCGTGGTCCGACGCGCCCCAGCAGACCCTGCCGGAGCTGCCGAAGTCCGTCCGGGGCAACGTGCTGGTGGTGCAGGGCGAGTTCGACCCGCAGACGTCGTACGAGCAGGCGATGAACGCGGTCCGCAAGGCGCCGGGCGTCGACGTACTGCGGGTGGACGACGCGGCCTTCCACGGGCAGTACGGCCTGGAAGGCAACCCGTGCGTCGACGGCGTGGTGAACACCTACTTCTTGTACGGCTCGAAGAGCGGCAACAGCCTGTGCCCGTCGGTGCCGCTGCCGGGTGAGAGCAAGGTCTACCCGGTGCGCGGACCGGTCGACAAGTACCTGGGCACTCATCGGGCCGGCCGCGCCGGGGCGCTGAAATCGGTCGACAACCCGCTGCGGCTCGAGCTGTCCGACCAGATCTCGGCAGTGAACCAGCCGATCAGGTAG
- a CDS encoding sensor histidine kinase, producing the protein MTSPGRTRGSGSGTGRVVAHRRRAPLVAEIVGLALLTAADLAITLVHPAPDGGLLAASFTSITPAIGVGAAVVAVLRRHFGRIALLTLVVASASLLVSVVSGLADWAGAPVQAQSPLTEALALALLCGAVCHQLPSRSVAPLVVLVGVAATIAAPLRFGLDSSWALLAVPAALMWGGSVATGLVLRDADGRYDAELARARESERLTLARELHDFVAHHVTGIVVLAQGAQVAAARRDERPGSYPEIEQAGGEALSAMRRLVGMLRTEEPGDTRTGDDPPRPALLAELKEACGNDPRVRLTTTPEVDRLSLPPALITAAHRIVLEAVTNARRYAVPGSPIEVSAGLRRKGLTAALELTVVNAVPAQAERGEGYGLVGMAERAQALGGTLSSGAGPTDEWRVHATLPVEQRFH; encoded by the coding sequence ATGACGAGTCCTGGCCGCACCCGTGGATCCGGCTCGGGCACGGGCCGCGTCGTCGCCCACCGCCGGCGGGCACCGCTGGTCGCGGAGATCGTGGGCCTCGCGCTGCTCACCGCGGCCGACCTCGCGATCACGCTGGTCCACCCGGCACCGGACGGTGGGCTGCTCGCCGCGTCGTTCACGTCGATCACCCCGGCGATCGGGGTGGGCGCCGCCGTGGTCGCCGTCCTCCGGCGCCACTTCGGGCGGATCGCGCTGCTCACCCTCGTCGTCGCATCGGCCTCACTGCTGGTCAGCGTCGTGAGCGGACTCGCGGACTGGGCCGGAGCACCCGTCCAAGCACAGTCGCCGCTGACCGAGGCTCTTGCGCTGGCCCTGCTGTGCGGAGCCGTCTGCCACCAGCTCCCTTCGCGGTCCGTTGCCCCGCTCGTCGTACTGGTCGGCGTCGCCGCAACCATCGCGGCGCCGCTTCGCTTCGGACTCGACTCGTCCTGGGCCCTGCTCGCCGTACCGGCCGCACTGATGTGGGGTGGCAGCGTGGCGACCGGTCTCGTCCTGCGCGACGCCGACGGCCGGTACGACGCGGAGCTGGCCCGCGCGCGCGAGTCCGAACGGCTCACGTTGGCCCGCGAGCTGCACGACTTCGTCGCGCACCACGTGACCGGGATCGTGGTCCTCGCGCAGGGCGCACAGGTCGCCGCCGCCCGCCGCGACGAACGGCCCGGTTCCTACCCGGAGATCGAGCAGGCCGGCGGCGAGGCCCTGAGTGCGATGCGAAGGCTGGTCGGCATGCTGCGCACCGAGGAGCCGGGCGACACCAGGACCGGCGACGACCCGCCTCGCCCGGCGCTGCTGGCGGAGCTGAAAGAGGCCTGCGGCAACGACCCGCGCGTTCGGCTGACCACCACCCCCGAGGTCGACCGGTTGTCGTTGCCCCCGGCCCTGATCACCGCCGCGCACCGGATCGTGCTGGAGGCGGTCACCAACGCGCGGCGGTACGCCGTACCGGGGTCACCGATCGAGGTCTCGGCCGGACTGCGACGCAAGGGTCTGACCGCGGCGCTGGAGCTCACGGTCGTCAACGCCGTGCCGGCGCAGGCCGAACGCGGTGAGGGGTACGGCTTGGTGGGCATGGCCGAGCGGGCTCAGGCGCTGGGCGGTACGTTGTCGTCCGGCGCCGGCCCCACGGACGAGTGGCGGGTGCACGCCACGTTGCCGGTCGAGCAGCGGTTCCACTGA
- a CDS encoding response regulator — MPVRILLADDQAMVRTGFRLILESEPDFEVVAEAADGEEAVRRGRELRPDVVLMDIRMPLIDGIQATKLLAGPGVADPLRVVVVTTYDVDENVYAALRAGACGFLVKDAGPRLLVEAVRAAADGESIVSPSVTARLLERFAQAAAPTAPVEHPLTEREADVVRAVARGRMNSEITDELTLSLSTVKSHLAGAQRKLGLRNRTELAVWAWENRLVG; from the coding sequence ATGCCCGTACGGATCCTGCTGGCCGACGACCAGGCCATGGTCCGGACCGGCTTCCGCCTGATCCTCGAGTCCGAGCCCGACTTCGAGGTGGTCGCCGAGGCCGCCGACGGCGAGGAAGCGGTCCGGCGCGGCCGCGAGCTGCGGCCGGACGTCGTCCTGATGGACATCCGGATGCCGCTGATCGACGGGATCCAGGCGACCAAGCTCCTGGCCGGTCCCGGCGTCGCCGACCCGCTGCGCGTGGTCGTGGTCACGACGTACGACGTCGACGAGAACGTGTACGCCGCGCTGCGCGCCGGGGCCTGCGGGTTCCTGGTCAAGGACGCCGGCCCGCGGCTGCTGGTCGAGGCGGTCCGCGCGGCCGCCGACGGCGAGTCGATCGTCTCCCCGTCGGTCACCGCCCGGCTGCTCGAACGCTTCGCCCAGGCAGCCGCGCCGACGGCGCCCGTGGAGCACCCGCTGACCGAGCGCGAGGCCGACGTGGTCCGCGCGGTCGCGCGCGGGCGGATGAACAGCGAGATCACCGACGAACTGACACTGTCACTCTCGACCGTCAAGTCGCACCTGGCCGGCGCCCAGCGGAAGCTCGGGCTGCGCAACCGCACCGAGCTCGCCGTCTGGGCCTGGGAGAACCGCCTCGTCGGCTGA
- a CDS encoding RDD family protein — protein sequence MTALTTQATRVTPRRGGQWLLDLLAVMIVSTLITVGSLIVLVKAGAYGRGLGTVLGVLFLGSAFVLQIVNEILLPRRNGGRTVGMLAFGLRTLTLEGTLPSWKQFLVRYLLWVVDGLFWGLVGFVVICCTPYRQRVGDLAARTVVVRSTVSADEAVLPGPDGELGAVAQPELPLGAGQVRLDGRE from the coding sequence GTGACTGCTCTGACCACTCAGGCGACTCGGGTGACTCCGCGGCGTGGTGGGCAGTGGTTGCTCGACCTGCTCGCCGTGATGATCGTGTCGACGCTGATCACGGTCGGGAGCCTGATCGTCCTGGTCAAGGCGGGCGCGTACGGCCGCGGCCTCGGGACCGTCCTGGGTGTCCTCTTCCTCGGCTCGGCCTTCGTCCTGCAGATCGTGAACGAGATCCTGCTCCCCCGCCGCAACGGCGGCCGGACCGTCGGCATGCTGGCGTTCGGGCTCCGCACACTGACGCTGGAAGGCACGCTGCCGAGCTGGAAGCAGTTCCTGGTCCGGTACCTGCTCTGGGTGGTCGACGGCCTGTTCTGGGGGCTGGTCGGGTTCGTGGTGATCTGCTGTACGCCGTACCGGCAACGGGTCGGCGACCTGGCCGCCCGGACGGTCGTGGTCCGGTCGACGGTCTCAGCCGACGAGGCGGTTCTCCCAGGCCCAGACGGCGAGCTCGGTGCGGTTGCGCAGCCCGAGCTTCCGCTGGGCGCCGGCCAGGTGCGACTTGACGGTCGAGAGTGA
- a CDS encoding N-acetylglucosamine kinase, whose translation MSVDHALPEPQDTVVLRPATTLVLGGDLGGTSTRIVIADHDGNVVGRGAAAGGNPTSHPASAAANFGQAIRQALTGLDPALALDPTTVKAAVIGAAGGSALSKPEVAAQFDAAWSGAGLVCTPRYIGDLEVAFASGTPEADGAVLIAGTGSAAGLVRDHRLVRTADGHGWLLGDDGSGFWLGREALRSLLRALDLGEPIGGLGEAVVQAVLPDRQEGGVAEREGYDLLRDDLIRTVNSRPPVLLAELARTVVAAYDQNDKTAHALVKRAAELLTETVSRLRTTSDNGPLVLAGSVAGESSPVGRLLRQSIRDHFHGEVLTAHDGVGGATWLALGALDPALATRDNHTRLVAPPA comes from the coding sequence ATGTCCGTCGACCACGCCCTTCCGGAACCACAGGACACAGTGGTCCTGCGACCTGCCACCACACTGGTCCTGGGCGGTGACCTCGGCGGCACGTCCACCCGGATCGTGATCGCTGATCATGACGGCAACGTAGTCGGTCGCGGGGCTGCCGCGGGCGGAAACCCGACCAGCCACCCCGCCAGCGCGGCGGCGAACTTCGGTCAGGCCATCCGCCAAGCGCTCACCGGCCTCGATCCGGCCCTCGCGCTCGACCCGACCACGGTGAAGGCCGCGGTGATCGGCGCGGCGGGCGGTTCCGCCCTGTCCAAGCCGGAGGTCGCGGCGCAGTTCGACGCGGCCTGGTCCGGCGCCGGGCTGGTCTGCACACCCCGCTACATCGGCGATCTCGAGGTGGCGTTCGCCTCCGGGACGCCCGAGGCGGACGGCGCCGTCCTGATTGCGGGCACGGGCAGCGCCGCCGGCCTGGTCCGCGACCACCGCCTGGTCCGTACGGCGGACGGCCACGGCTGGCTGCTCGGCGACGACGGGTCCGGCTTCTGGCTCGGCCGGGAGGCGCTGCGCAGTCTGCTGCGCGCGCTCGATCTGGGCGAGCCGATCGGCGGGCTGGGCGAGGCCGTCGTCCAGGCCGTGCTGCCGGATCGCCAAGAGGGGGGTGTCGCGGAGCGTGAAGGCTACGATCTGCTGCGTGACGACCTGATCAGGACCGTGAACTCGCGCCCGCCGGTCCTCCTGGCCGAGCTGGCCCGCACGGTGGTGGCGGCGTACGACCAGAACGACAAGACGGCACACGCCCTGGTGAAACGCGCAGCCGAACTGCTCACAGAAACGGTCAGCCGGCTGCGGACAACGTCGGACAACGGCCCTCTGGTGCTCGCGGGCAGCGTCGCGGGCGAGTCGTCCCCGGTCGGCCGGTTGCTGCGGCAGAGCATCCGCGACCACTTCCACGGCGAGGTCCTGACCGCCCACGACGGCGTCGGCGGGGCCACCTGGCTCGCCCTCGGCGCCCTGGACCCGGCGCTGGCGACCCGCGACAACCACACCCGCTTGGTGGCCCCACCCGCCTGA
- a CDS encoding sugar isomerase domain-containing protein encodes MASTTDGSTGAHAGTGTETGGVSAQSYVHTLTPILAAVTEQIDGPIQDAADLFVTSLRNDGVIQAFGSGHSEALAMEIAGRAGGLIATNRLALRDLVLLGGEPVELLRGGELERDPSISRRLYELSAAQKNDLFVIASNSGVNGSIVELASVVKENGHPLIAITSLQHTAGVDSRHPSGKKLIDFADVVLDNHAPYGDSVLDLPGIGKVCAVSSITAALIAQMLVAEVLRRFAEAGENPPVYLSANIPGGDDHNHALEAKYAGRIRRTA; translated from the coding sequence ATGGCCAGCACGACAGATGGCAGTACGGGCGCACACGCGGGGACCGGAACCGAGACCGGTGGCGTCAGTGCGCAGTCGTATGTTCACACTCTGACACCGATCCTGGCCGCCGTCACCGAGCAGATCGACGGCCCGATCCAGGACGCGGCGGACCTGTTCGTCACGTCGCTGCGCAACGACGGCGTGATCCAGGCCTTCGGGTCCGGTCACTCCGAGGCGCTCGCGATGGAGATCGCCGGCCGTGCCGGTGGCCTGATCGCTACCAACCGGCTCGCGCTGCGCGACCTGGTCCTGCTCGGCGGTGAGCCGGTCGAGCTGCTGCGCGGCGGCGAGCTCGAGCGCGATCCGTCGATCTCGCGCCGGCTCTACGAGCTGAGCGCCGCGCAGAAGAACGACCTGTTCGTGATCGCCTCCAACTCCGGCGTCAACGGCTCGATCGTCGAGCTGGCGAGCGTCGTCAAGGAGAACGGTCACCCCCTGATCGCGATCACGTCGCTGCAGCACACCGCCGGCGTCGACTCGCGGCACCCGTCGGGCAAGAAGCTGATCGACTTCGCCGACGTGGTGCTCGACAACCACGCCCCGTACGGCGACTCCGTGCTCGACCTGCCGGGAATCGGCAAGGTCTGCGCCGTGTCGTCCATCACCGCCGCGCTGATTGCGCAGATGCTGGTCGCAGAGGTGCTGCGCCGCTTCGCCGAAGCCGGTGAGAACCCTCCGGTCTACCTGTCCGCGAACATTCCCGGCGGCGACGACCACAACCACGCCCTGGAAGCAAAGTACGCCGGCCGGATCCGTCGTACTGCCTGA
- the ngcE gene encoding N-acetylglucosamine/diacetylchitobiose ABC transporter substrate-binding protein — protein sequence MSTPNKLSRRLFLQRAAVGTLLATGGSTLLAACAGSGSDDSGSTGGGADKTADNPFGMADKATVEAVIFNGGYGYDYVSFAANLVQQKFAGSTVKVAPSTEIAQQLQPRFVGGNPPDLIDNSGKAQIGFGTILEQLETLDDVFEANNYEGTKIADTLYPGAKIPGTFDGKFVAMNYVLTLYGLWYSESLFKENGWEPPKTYDALLDLGAKAKAKGKYLFVFGKESATYYHTLAVDSAIKEGGDEVRLSLENLEGDCWSKPQIQGVFKAMETMVKSGYFVPGGSGTQFTAAQAKWSNDQQAVLYPSGSWIENEMKKATKSGFQMKGIPEPTLTASPKLPYESLRSAAGEPFIVPSKGKNVAGGKELLRAMLSKEAATNFAKTRLAPTIVKGLVPADGFGSTALQSQTAMLDAAGTNIFDYQFVGLYGMNTDNLVVWNSFLSGQTDAAGLTKGLQQITDKVRNDSSVKKIPVTK from the coding sequence ATGAGTACTCCCAACAAACTGTCGCGGCGCCTGTTCCTGCAGCGCGCGGCGGTCGGCACCTTGCTGGCCACCGGCGGCAGCACGCTCCTGGCGGCCTGCGCCGGCAGCGGCAGCGACGACAGCGGTTCCACCGGCGGCGGCGCCGACAAGACCGCGGACAACCCGTTCGGCATGGCGGACAAGGCGACCGTCGAGGCGGTGATCTTCAACGGTGGGTACGGCTACGACTACGTGTCGTTCGCGGCCAACCTCGTCCAGCAGAAGTTCGCGGGCTCGACGGTCAAGGTCGCTCCGTCCACCGAGATCGCCCAGCAGCTGCAGCCGCGCTTCGTCGGTGGCAACCCGCCGGACCTGATCGACAACTCCGGCAAGGCCCAGATCGGCTTCGGCACGATCCTGGAGCAGCTGGAGACGCTGGACGACGTCTTCGAGGCCAACAACTACGAGGGCACCAAGATCGCCGACACCCTCTACCCCGGCGCGAAGATCCCCGGCACCTTCGACGGCAAGTTCGTCGCGATGAACTACGTGCTGACCCTGTACGGCCTGTGGTACTCCGAGAGCCTGTTCAAGGAGAACGGCTGGGAGCCGCCGAAGACCTACGACGCGCTGCTCGACCTCGGCGCCAAGGCCAAGGCCAAGGGCAAGTACCTGTTCGTCTTCGGCAAGGAGTCGGCGACCTACTACCACACCCTGGCCGTCGACTCGGCGATCAAGGAGGGTGGCGACGAGGTCCGGCTGTCGCTGGAGAACCTCGAGGGCGACTGCTGGTCGAAGCCGCAGATCCAGGGCGTGTTCAAGGCCATGGAGACTATGGTCAAGAGCGGGTACTTCGTTCCCGGTGGCTCCGGCACCCAGTTCACCGCCGCGCAGGCCAAGTGGAGCAACGACCAGCAGGCCGTGCTCTACCCCTCGGGCTCGTGGATCGAGAACGAGATGAAGAAGGCCACCAAGAGCGGCTTCCAGATGAAGGGCATCCCGGAGCCGACGCTGACCGCCAGCCCGAAGCTGCCGTACGAGTCGCTGCGCAGCGCGGCCGGCGAGCCGTTCATCGTCCCGTCGAAGGGCAAGAACGTTGCCGGCGGCAAGGAGCTCCTGCGGGCGATGCTGTCCAAGGAGGCGGCGACCAACTTCGCCAAGACGCGGCTGGCGCCGACGATCGTCAAGGGCCTGGTGCCCGCCGACGGCTTCGGGTCGACCGCGCTGCAGTCGCAGACCGCGATGCTGGACGCCGCCGGGACGAACATCTTCGACTACCAGTTCGTCGGCCTGTACGGCATGAACACCGACAACCTCGTGGTCTGGAACTCGTTCCTGTCCGGTCAGACCGACGCGGCGGGCCTGACCAAGGGCCTGCAGCAGATCACGGACAAGGTGCGTAACGACAGCTCCGTCAAGAAGATCCCGGTCACCAAGTGA